The genome window GGTGTCGAGGACTTCAAGAAGAAGTTCGCCGAGACCGCCATCGGTACCTTCGGTTCGGGATGGGCATGGCTGGTCAAGAAGCCCGACGGCTCGCTGGCAATCACCTCGACCTCCAACGCCGGCACGCCGCTGACCGACGGAGATCGACCGTTGCTGACCTGCGATGTGTGGGAGCACGCCTACTACATCGACTATCGCAACGCGCGACCGAAGTACCTCGAGGCCTTCTGGTCGATCGTCAACTGGGAGTTCGTCGAGCAGAACCTCGGCTGAAGCCGCAGCGCTCGATATTCCCCGCACCCCGAGCAGGCCGCGCATGACGCGGCCTGCTTTTCTGGGAAATCCTCCATGTCCCCGCCTCATCACTTTCTTCGGCTCTCCGACCTTCCGACGGAGACGCTGAGCCGTCTCATTGACCGCGCCATTGCCCTCAAGAACCGGCGCGACCCGCAGCACCGCCCACTGCTCGGCAAGGTACTGGCGATGGTCTTCGCCAAGAGTTCGACGCGCACACGCGTCAGCTTCGAAACGGCCATGGCCCAGCTCGGTGGCCACGCTCTCTTCCTGTCGCCGCGCGACACTCAGCTTGGTCGCGGCGAACCCGTGGAAGACACCACGCGCGTGCTTTCGTCCATGTGCGATGCGGTGATGGTGCGTAATGACTCGCAGGCACAGCAGGCGGCCATGGCGGCTGTTTCGACGGTACCGATCATCAACGGCCTTTCCGAGGCCTGCCACCCCTGCCAGCTGCTCGCCGACATCCAGACCGTCGTCGAGGCGCGCGGCAGCATCGAGGGCGCACGCGTGGCCTGGATCGGCGACGGCAACAACGTCTGCCATTCCTGGCTGGAAGCCGCGTCGCTCTTCGGCTTCGAACTCCGCGTCGCGACACCCGAAGGCTTCGAGCCAGATCCCGACTGGGTCGCGGCAGCCGGCGAACAGGCCCGGCTTCTGCGCGATCCGGCCGAAGCCTCCGAAGGTGCTGATGTCGTCGTCACCGACGTCTGGGCCAGCATGGGCCAGGAAGAGGAGCACGCCCGGCGCTGCGAAGCCTTCGCGGGCTATCGCGTCGACGAGGCGCTGATGACGCGCGCCACCAGCGAGGCCATCTTCCTGCACTGCCTGCCGGCGCACCGCGGCGAGGAGGTCGATGCTGCGGTGATCGACGGTCCGCGCAGTCGCGTCTGGCAGGAGGCGGAGAACCGCCTGCACGCGCAGAAGGCGCTGCTCGAGGCCCTGCTCGCACCGGCCGGAACCCCCGGCGCGGTTACACTTGTTAACTGACCGGGCCCCGCCCACAACCGAGGTTTCGCTGCCCATGTCCGAGATTCCGCTGCCCGACGATATCGAAGCATTGGTCGAACGCGCCATCGCCGAGGATCTGGGCGACGGCGACCGCACGGCCCAGCTCGTGCCGGACAAGACCACGCAGGCCAGCTTCGTAGCGCGCGAGCCCTTCGTACTCTGCGGCACAGCCTGGGCCGAGGCCGTCTGTCGGCAAATCGATCCGGCCATCGAACTCGAATGGCGCTTCGCCGACGGCGCGAGCGTCAAGTCCGGCGACACCATATGCCGACTTTCCGGTCCGGCTCGCGGCATGCTGAGCGCCGAGCGCACTGCCCTGAACTTCCTGCAGACGCTGTCCGGCACAGCCACCGTCGTGCGCCGCTTCGTCGAGCGCGTGCGCGGCACCGACGCCAGGATCGTGGATACGCGCAAGACCATTCCCGGCCTGCGCAGCGCGCAGAAGTACGCCGTGCGCTGCGGCGGCGGCACCAATCACCGCGCCGGCCTCTATGACGCCATCCTGATCAAGGAGAACCACATCGCCGCGGCCGGCGGCATCGAGGACGCCATCGCCGCGGCGCGCGCCCTCAATGCCGGCGTGCCGGTAATGTGCGAGGCCGAGAGTCTCAACGAAGTCCAGGCCGCGCTGGATGGTGCCGTGGATCTGCTGCTCTGCGACGACTTCCCCACCCACCTGCTGACCAAGGCCGTGGCGATGACGCGCGAGTACCGCCGCTTCAATCGCGCACAGACAATCATCGAAGCCTCCGGCGGCATCAGCATCAACAATGTCCGCGACATCGCCGACACCGGCGTCGACCGCATATCCATCGGCGGACTGACGAAGAATCTGCAGGCCGTGGACATCTCCATGCGGGTCGACGACGCCAGCGCAAGCGACTCGCCCGGGCCGGTCCACTCCCTCAGCGTGAAGATGCGCTAGGCCGGACCAATGCCGCTCCGGCGCGCGCCCATCCCGGTCCAGCGCAGCCTCGCCGGCGTCCTGCTGCTCGCGCTATCGCTGGCAGCGCAGGCTGAGCGACGGCACGAGAGCATCACGCTCGAGCTGGAGGACGGCCCCACAATCACCGCCGAGTTACGGATCCCCGCCGCGGGCGACGACCCCTACCCGGCCGTGATGCTCTTCGGCGGCCTGCGCAGCGCCGGTGAGGTGCTCGACCTGCTCCCCGAAGGCAAACACCCCCTCGCCCTGGCCAGCTTCGACTACCCCTTCGAGCCGCCGCGCGACCTGGATTTTCCAGGCGCACTCCAGCATCTGCCGGCTGCGAGACGCGCCATCTTCGACACGCTGGAAGGCATCGGCCAACTGCATGCCGCGCTGGCCGCGCATCCCGAGATCGACGCCGAGCGCATCACCATCGTCGGCGCCAGCCTCGGAGCGCCCTTCGCCGTCATCGCGGCCGCCGAGCACGACATCCCCGGCCTGGTCGCCGTTCAGGGCTACGGCAAGCTGGCAACGGTGATCAGCCACCAGTTCCGCATCCGCTGGGAGCCGGAATGGGGGCGTGCCGGCGCGCTGGCCGCGCAGATTCTCGGGCACGGTATTGCGCTATGGGCGCGACTGCCGGAGCCGGAGACGCACGCCCGCGAGCTGACTAGCGGACAGCACGCACTCCTGATCACGGCGGAGGCAGACAGGATCATCCCGGAGACGGCCTCAGAAGCACTCTGGGAAGCCATGCAGGCCTCCGAGGCCAAGGTCGCGCTCCAGGCGCTGCCGGGCGGGCACCTGCGTTCGGGAGCGGATGGGCTCATCCGTCGCATATACCAGGAGGCCATCGCCTGGAAGCTGCACGCTGGGCTGCTCTAGCCAGCCGGCGCGTCCAGGAAATCGCGCAGCAGCCCGGCGAGCAACTCCCCCCGCTCAAGCGGCAGGCCGTGGCGCGCGCCGGGCACCATCTCGAAACGCGCGTGCGGCAGCGCCTCGGCGAATGACCTCACGTCCGCCACCGGAAAATAATCGTTCTCGGAGGCTATCACCAGCGCCGGAGCGCTGATCTCGCCCAGCCGCTCGCGCACGGACCAGCGCGTCAGCGCCAGCAGGCTGGCCATGTAGACGCACCGACTATTGGCGGCCGAGCGCTCCTCGACCAGCGCGCGCAGGCCGCTTTGCCCGGCGTCCGGGAAATTGCGGCGCGCCATCAGCGCCCCCAGTCGCCGTGGCCCCAAGGTCGCGATCATCAGCAGGCGCAGCGCGACCTCGCCGAGTTCGCGCGGACGCTGCGGCCGGAAACCCGGCACGCTATTGGCGATGACCAGCCGGCTGACGCGTTCCGGCGCCAGCAGCGCCAGGCTCATCGCCACCGCCCCGCCCATGCTGTGGCCGACCACAGGCGCGGCTGCGATGCCTTCAGCCTCCATCAGCGCACGGATATCGCGCGCCATCTGCCAGGGGGTGTACGGCCCAGGGCTGCGAGGGCTGGCGCCGTGACCGCGCAGATCCGGCGCGATCACGTGATAGTGGCTCGCCAGCTGCGGCACGACCTCGCGCCAGTCCCGGTGATCGGCGCCAAGGCCATGCAATAACAGCAGCGGCGGACCTTCACCCTGTCGCTGAGCGAAGAGCGTCAGCGGTGCGCTCATCGCGCCATGGGCATCAGCGCCTCCGGCGTCCAGGCCGAGCGCAACACGCAATCACAGAGGGCGTAACGCCCGCGCGGGTCCGCAGGCCACAACGCCAGCGCCGGCACCGGGTGGGCCGCCTGCAGGCGCGCGCGCGCCTGAGCACCGATCCAGTCGCGCAGCCCCACGGAATCGGCCAGCGCGAGGACCCGGCCTGAGAAGAAACGCAGGCTGCCAAACAGGGAGGGAATCTCGTGCGGCGGATAACCCACGCGATAGCTGTCGGCTTCCAATCCGGCGAGTTCGGCGGCGCGCCCGGTGGCCATCTCCAAACTGCCGAGGCCATCGATCAGGCCGCGCTCCAGGGCCTGCTCGCCGCTCCAGACACGCCCCTGCGCGATGGCCTCGACCGCTTCCGTGGGCATGTCGCGGCCTTCGGCCACGCCTTTGATAAAGCTGTCATAGGCGTGCTCGACACCGCTCTGCAATACGCGTTGCATGTTGTCGTCGAGAGGACGATCCGGTCGCAGCGCGCCGGCAATCGGCGTAGTGCCGACGCCGTCGGTTGTGATACCGAGCTTGTCGAGCCCGTCGCTGGCGCTCAGCCACAGGCCAAACACGCCGATGGAGCCGGTAATCGTTGCGTCGTAGGCCAGGATGGTGTCGGCATCCATGGCGATCCAGTAGCCGCCGCTGGCAGCCTGCGAGGCCATCGAGGCCACCACCGGCTTGTCCTCCGCCTGCAGCTGGGTCACCGCGCGCCGGATGCGTTCCGAGGCGAGCACGCTGCCGCCGGGGGTATCGATGCGCAGCACCACCGCGCGCACCTTATCGTCGCGCCGCGCTGCGTCGAGCTTGCGGGCGATGGCGTCGCCGCCGGCGGTACCCGGCTCACCCTGGCCGTCGACGATCATGCCCTGCACGGTCACCACCCGGATCTCGGGCTTGTCGGGATCCACTGACGCTGCTTCGGTGGCGCGCATATATGAGCGGTAGTGAATCTGGCGGAAGCTACCGTGACCCTCTTCCTCCATGCCCACGGTTTCGCCCATGCGCTCGCGGAACTCGGTGAGGGTTTCGAGACGATCCACCACGCCGGCATCCTTGAGAACACTGGCGATATCGCCGTCGGAAGCCTCCAGGCGGTCGGGCAGCTCGCCGAGCAGAGCCGGAATGGCTTCTCCGGCAGATTCGCGCACGCGACTGACGCGCTTAAGCCAGCCCTGCCACAAGGAATCCAGCCACAGTTGGTTGGCACGGCGTGCCTGCTCGCTCATGTCCTGCCGAATGAAGGGTTCGACCGCGGACTTGAACTGACCAACCCGGAATACCTCGACATCCACGCCGAGCTTGTCGAAGAGCCCCACGAAGTAGTTCGGATAGACCGAGAAGCCCTCGATCCAGGCGCCACCGAAGGGGTCAAGGCTGATCTCGTCCGCCTGCGCGGCCAGCGCGTACTGCGGCTGGGTCAGCATGCTCGCCCACACGTGCAGCGGCTTGCCCGATTCGCGAAAACGCGCCGCGGCCTCGGCAATCTCATCCACTGCGGCAATGCCGGCGCTGCTCAGCTCGTCGAGCTTGAGCACGGCGAGCGCGATGCGCTCGTCCTCACGCGCGCGATCGAGAGCCTCCACGACGTCGCGCACGGCGGTCTGTCGGGGCGGCTCGCCGGCGAACTGCTCCAGCGCACGCTGCATGGGGTCTGCGTCAACAGATTCGACCAATGCGCCGCTTGGCGCGATCACCAGCGCGGTGTTGTCCTCGACATTCACCGAGGGCCCACCGCTGTAGATCATCCAGCCGATAAACAAGCCGAGGGCCAGACTCAGCAGGAAGAAGAGGCGGTAGATAAAGCTGAAGATGCTCGCCACGCGCGCAGCGAGGCGGCCGAACAGACCAGATTCGCGCGATGAAGACGTCACAGTCGGGGCTTCCTTGAGGCTCGGCCGCGCCCGCAGCCGGCGGCACGCGGCGTGATTGATGGTGCCTATGTACCCGTTAGTCTAGTCGAGATTGGTCTTTTGCCCCTGAACTATCTAAGCTTCGGGCGCTCAGGACAGCATCAGCTGCCCACCCAATCTATTTCGTTTCATCCATCAAGTAGGGAGTTACCTCATGAGTGTACTCGTTGGCCGCCAGGCACCCGATTTCACCGCCGCTGCCGTGCTCGGCGACGGCACCATCACCGACAGCTTCAAGCTTTCTGAGCTGCGCGGCAAGTACGCCGTGCTCTTCTTCTGGCCGCTCGACTTCACCTTCGTCTGCCCCTCCGAGATCATCGCGCACGACAATCGCCGCAGCGCCTTCGAGGAACGCGACGTGCAGCTCGTGGGCGTGTCCATCGACAGCCAGTTCACGCACTTCGCCTGGCGCAACACGCCGGTCGACAAGGGCGGCATCGGCGAGGTCGGTTTCCCGATGGTCGCCGACGTGCAGCATGAGATCTGCCGCGCCTATGGCATCGAGCATCCGCAGGACGGCGTGGCTTTCCGTGCCTCCTTCCTGATCGACAAGGAAGGCCTCGTGCGCCACCAGACCGTCAACGACCTGCCGCTGGGCCGCAATGTCGACGACATGATCCGTGTCATCGACGCGCTGCAGTTCCACGAAAAGCACGGCGAGGTCTGCCCGGCCGGCTGGCAGAAGGGCCAGGAAGGCATGAAGGCCGACGCCGACGGCGTTGCCGACTACCTGGCCAAGAACGCCTCCTCGCTGTAAGGCCTAGAAGCAGCTCCGCGTTACCCGCGAGCGAAGGGCCCGGGGAGTTGGCTTTCGCCCTCCCCGGGCCTTTTACGTTCCGCCACCATTTTCAGCAAGGCGACTCATCACATGAGCGACATCCAACACCTTCCCCTCATCATTCTGGGATCGGGACCGGCCGGCTACACGGCCGCGGTCTACGCATCCCGCGCCAATCTCTCTCCCAGCCTCATCACGGGCCTGGAAGTCGGCGGCCAGCTAACGACGACCACCGACGTGGACAACTGGCCGGGCGACGTCGAAGGCCTGCAGGGCCCCGACCTGATGGAGCGCATGCGCCAGCACGCCGAGCGCTTCGGCACCAACATGATCTACGACCACATCAACAAGGTAGAGCTCAGCCAGCGCCCCTTCACCCTGACCGGCGATGTCGGCAGCTACAGCTGCGACGCGCTGATCATTTCCACCGGCGCGTCGGCGATGTACCTCGGCCTGGATTCGGAAGAAGCCTTCAAGGGCAAGGGCGTTTCGGCCTGCGCGACCTGCGACGGCTTCTTCTACAAGAACGCCGAAGTCGCCGTCATTGGCGGTGGCAACACGGCCGTCGAGGAAGCGTTGTACCTCTCCAACATCGCCAACAAGGTCTACCTGGTGCACCGTCGTGACCAGCTGCGAGGCGAGAAGATCCTGCACGACAAGCTCTTCGCCAAGGAGGCCGAAGGCAAGGTCGAGATCGTCTGGAACCACACGCTGGACGAGGTGCTCGGTAATGAGCAGGGCGTAACCGGTGCCCGGCTCAAGAGCACGCAGGACGACAGCCATCGCGAGCTGGAGGTCAGCGGCGTCTTCATCGCCATCGGCCACAAACCGAACACCGACCTCTTCGAAGGCCAGCTCGACATGGCCGGCGGCTACATCAAGGTCCAGTCCGGTACCGAAGGCAATGCCACGGCGACCAGCGTGCCGGGTGTCTTCGCCTCCGGCGACGTCATGGATCATGTCTACCGCCAGGCCGTCACTTCGGCCGGCACCGGCTGCATGGCCGCGCTGGATGCCGAGCGCTATCTTGACCGGCTAGACTGAGTAAATGGGGCGGGCTCCGGCCCGCCCCGCACAGCCGAACCCGGGGTTCACTCGTGGCGCTGACGCTCTACTGCAGCCTGACTTCTCCCTATGCCCGCCGCGTGCGCCTGGCGACACGATTGCTGGGAATGAGCGGAGAGATCCACGAGGAAGTGGTCGACCCCTTCAGCAGCCCCACCGAGCTGCTGGCCAGCAATCCACTGTCGAAGATCCCGGTGCTGCGCGACGAAGACGGCTTCGTACTACCCGATAGCCACCTGATCCTGAGCTACCTGCTGGAGCAGCAGGGGCGCGCCATGCCGGCAGCGCGCGGCGATTGGGCGGAAGCGCGCGGATTGGCTATCGTAGAGGGGCTCATCGACGCCAGCACCTCCATCGTGATGGAGAACCGCCGCCCCGAGAGCATCCGCTACCCGGCGCACATCGATCGCCAGACCGAGGCCATCACGCGCTGCCTGCAGGCGCTGGCCAAGCCCCCTGCCCCGGACGACTTCGACACAGCGGCGCCGGTTCCGCTGAGCCTGGCCACCGCTCTGGCCTACATGGATTTCCGCCTGCCCTGGCCGCAGTGGCGCGGGCAACAGCCGCAACTGGCGGAATGGCTCGACGCGCTCACCGGGCACGTCGCGATGCGGGACACCCGACCGCCTGACAACGCCTAAGCGCTCGACAATACGGCGGCGCAATCAGAGCTTGTCGCGCGCCCGCTCCAGGCGCTCGCGCGCGGCGTCGACGCTCTCCACGCAGCCCTCAAAATTGCGCGTGGCCATCTGGGTCTGCGCGTTATTGACGTGCATGCCGCCCTTCACCACGTCCTCGTCGAATTTCATCCGACCATTGTCGACGCTGTGCAGGAACATGTACTCGCTGTTGATCTCCTGGACGCCCTGTTGGCAGCGCTCCTCCGCGCTGGCACAGGCTGCGACCAGGGTAAGCGCCAACAGCAGCACCACGGATCGGTAGATCCATCGCGGCATCTTCGTCTCCTCCCCTTTATAGCCCACCATTAGCATCATACGCCGCGCAGAGCGCGCCACAAGGGCGCGTCTCACGCAGATCGATCAGTCTGGGGGATCTTACGGGCGGGGAAGTATCAGAGTTCCCTGACGCTGCTAGGCAGCCGGCCGACACCACGGAGGGCGCGGCCGGAGTGGCCCGTCTTACTTGCGCACGCGCTCCTTGATGCGCGCGGCCTTGCCGCGCAGCTCACGCAGATAGTAGAGCTTGGAGCGGGCCACATCACCGTGGCGCTTGACCGTGATTTCGGCCAGCTGCGGGCTGTAGGTCTGGAAGACGCGCTCGACACCCTCGCCGTGCGAGATCTTGCGCACAGTAAAGGCCGAGTTCAGTCCGCGGTTGCGCTTGGCGATAACGACGCCCTCGAAGGCCTGCAAGCGCTCGCGCTCGCCTTCCTTGACCTTGACCTTGACCTCGACGGTATCGCCGGCACGGAAGGACGGGACTTCGCGCTGCATCTGCTCGGCTTCGAGCTGCTCAATGATGTTGCTCATGCTTTTTCTTTCCTGACTCGTTCCTGCTGCTGCGCGATGAACTCGCCAAGCAGCGCCTTGGATTCCTCGGACAGAGAGATTGATTCCAGTATGTCCGGCCGCTTCAACCAGGTGTTGCCCAGCGCCTGCTGATAACGCCAGCGCGCAATGCGCGCGTGATCGCCCGACAGCAGGACTTCCGGCACCGACTGCTCGCGCCAGCTTTTGGGGCGCGTATAGTGCGGGTAATCGAGCAAATCTTCAACAAAAGATTCATCTCGCGCCGAATCGGCGTGACCGAGAACCTCCGGAAGCAGACGTGCGATGCCGTCGATCACACTCATCGCTGCCAGCTCGCCGCCCGACATCACGAAATCGCCCAGGCTGAGTTCGCAATCAACGGCAGCCTGAATGCGCTCGTCGAGGCCTTCGTAGCGACCACAAACCAGCGTCAGCGACGGCAGCCCGGCCATGGCCTGCAGCCAGCTCTGGTCGAGTCGTTCCCCCTGCGGACTCATGGCGACGACGCGCGTATCCGGCAGCGCGGCGCGCGAAGCCTCTATCGCAGCAACCACCGGCGGCGCCTGCATCACCATTCCAGGTCCGCCGCCAAAGGGACGGTCGTCGACGCTGCGGTGACGGTTGTCGGCGAAGTCGCGAGGGTTGCGCGCGCTCAGTTGCAGAGCACCCTTCTCGCGAGCGATGCGGGGGACGCCGTAGCCGAGCCCCTGCTCGACCATCTCGGGGAACAGGGTGATGACCTCGACCTGCACGGTCGCCCTATTCCTCGGTTTCGAGTTCCCAGTCGACCTCGATACGACGGGCGGGGATATCGACCTTCTTGACGATGGGCCCCTGCACGAAGGGGAGCAGATGCTCTCGCGAACCGGCCTTGACAACGAGCACATCCTGCGCGCCGGTCTCCAGCAGCCGATCGACCTGGCCGAGGATGGTTTCCTCGGTCGTGACGACCTGCATGCCGAGCAAATCAGCCCAGTAGTATTCGCCCTCTCCGGGCTCGGGCAGCGCGCTGCGCTCGATCTGCACCTCTTCGCCGACGAGTTCCTCGGCGATCTCGCGATCCTCAATTCCACGCAGCTGCACAATGAAGCCGCGGCCGCTGGCCTTGTGCTCGAGCCGAGGTAGTTCGACACCGCGGATAAGCCAAGGCCCGTAGCTGAAGATATTCTCGGCGGGGCGCGTGAAGGACTGCACACGCACCCAGCCGCGAACACCGTGCACGCCGGTGATGCGGCCGAGGGTAACCCAGCGATCAGTTATGGGCTTGCCAAATCCGTCCAATGTCAGCTCCGCCGGTGCGGCAACCTTCACGCGGCTGCCGACTCCGCCGCCACGCTGTCGGACGCCTTGCGTGCCAGCGAGACGACGCGCTCCGAGACCTGAGCGCCCTTGACGCGCCAAGCCTCAAGCTTCTCCTTGTCGAGCACGACTTCCTTGTCGCCGCCGGTTGCCGACGGGTTGAAGAAGCCGAGTCGCTCGATGAAACGACCGTCGCGCCGGTTGCGGCTGTCCGTTGCCACGATGTGGTAGAAGGGACGCTTCTTGGTGCCGGCGCGCGAAAGACGGATCTTGACCATTGAGTAAATTCTTTGCTGTGAGGGATGCTGCTCGATCCGCTATTGTAGTGCTTTTGCGCGAAAATTAAACCCCTCACCGCGCCTTCGCTGACGCGGGCGTCGCCGAATGCCGCCTGTCGGATTCGGTATCAGCGCTTCTTCTTGCGCTTGTTGCGGCTCTTGCTCTTGTTCTTGCCGCCATGGCCACCCGGACCGGCAGGGAGCTGCATCCCCGGCATACCGCCGCCGCCCATGCCTCCTCCACCCATGCCGCCGCCCTGCAGCCCTTGCAGCATGCGCGCCATGCCCCCGCCGGCAGCCTTCTTCATCATCTGACGCGACTGCTCGAACTGCTTGAGCAGCCGGTTGACGTCCTGCACCTGCGTGCCGCTGCCGGCCGCAATGCGTCGACGATGCGAGGCGCGGATCCGGTCGGGGTAGCGGCGCTCGCCGGGCGTCATCGAGTTGATGATGGCGACGGAGCGCCCGATGTCCTTCTCGGGATTCTGTTGCGCGAGCTTGGCCTGCATCTGCGCCCCGCCCGGCATCTTCTCGAGCAGGCTGGCGATGCCGCCCATCTGCTGCATCTGCTGCATCTGCTCGCGGAAATCGGCGAGATCGAAGCTGCCTTTGCCGCTGCGCAGCTTGTTCGCCAGCTTCTCCGCCTTGTCACGGTCGACCTTGTCGACGGTCTCCTCGATGAAGGAGAGCATGTCGCCCTGGCCGAGGATGCGCGCGGCGATGCGGTCCGGATGGAAGGCTTCCAGCTTGTCCTGCTTCTCGCCGGCACCCATGAACTTGATAGGCGCGCCGGTGACCTCACGCACCGACAGCGCCGCGCCGCCACGCGCGTCGCCGTCGACCTTGGTCAACACAACGCCGGTCAGCGGCAGCCGGTCGGCAAAGGCGCGCGCCGTGTTGGCGGCGTCCTGACCGGTCATGCTGTCGACGACGAAGAGGGTTTCGGCCGGATCGAGCACACCATGCAGCTCGCCGATCTCCTGCATCATGACTTCGTCGATGCCGGTGCGGCCGGCGCTATCGACGATCAGCACGTCGACCACATCGTGCCGGGCCTGGGCCAGCGCACGCCGCGCAATATCGGCGGGCTTCTCACCCGCCTCGCTGGGCAGGAAGCGAGCACCAGCCTGCTCGGCCACGACGCGCAGCTGCTCGATGGCCGCCGGGCGATAGACGTCGCAGGACACCACCGCGACCTGCTTCTTCTGGTTCTCGCGCAGGTAGCGCGCCAGCTTGCCGGTGGTGGTGGTCTTACCCGAGCCCTGCAGGCCCGCCATCAGGATGACCACGGGCGGCTGCGCGCGCAGATTGAGGCCGACCGCTTCGCGTCCGAGCGTCTCGGTCAATTCCTCCTGGACGATGCGCAGGAATTCCTGGCCGGGGGTCAGGCTCTTGCTGACCTCGGCGCCCACCGCCCGGCTGCGCACGCGATCGATGAAGCCGCGCACGACCGGCAGCGCCACATCGGCCTCCAGCAGCGCCATGCGCAGTTCGCGCGCGGCCTTGGCGACATCATCCTCGCTCAGCCGGCCGGCGCCGGTGAGCGCTTGCAGCGAGGCAGAAAGCCTCTCGCTCAGGCTCTGGAACATCGAAAAGTAATCCTTCAATCCGGGCGCGTAGCCTACGACAAATGGAGCCGTACGATGCCTTCAGAGCATCAAGCGATCGTCGCCCTCCAGGTGTCGGTAATCCCAGCCGGCCAGCGCCTGCTTGCACTGCGCCACGATGTGCTCGCCGCGCCCTGGTTTGTGATGCATGAGATGGATGCAGGGCCGGTGCCGCAACCGCTGCAGCTGCTCGCCGAGCACCGCCGGCGTGTAATGCCGCGCGGCATGGCCGAGCGCTTCCTGCTCGTCCCCGTAGGCGATTTCGATAACGAGGTGATCGAGGCGCGGCAAGCGATTGAGGGCCCGCCAGAAGTCGCGGCAGGCGGTGGTATCACCGGAGTAGACCAGCGTCGCACGTGGCGTCTCCACGGCGTATCCGCAGGCGGGCACGGTGTGGCGCGCCGGCAGCGGCGTCACCACTGCCTCCGACAGCGCGATCGACCGACCAATGTGAATGCGGTGTGGCTCGAGCGTCGGCTGTGCCTCCGGTCCCAGGCGCATGAAATCCGGCCAGAGCTGCCAATTGAAGAGATGTTTGCGCAGCGTACGCAGCACCGAGGCCCGCGCGTGCACCGCCAGCGGGGGGGCGCCGCTGGCGAAACGGGTGTCGGCGAGAAAGGCCAGGCCGGCAACGTGATCGAGATGCGCGTGCGTGATGAAGACCCGCTGCAAGCCCTGCATCTCCTCGATGGAGAGGCGTCCGACGCCCGTTCCAGCGTCTATCAGCGTGTGGCCACCAAGGCTGAAAGCTGTCGTGTGGCCGCCTCTGCTGAGACCGCCACTGCAGCCGAGTACGCGAAACTCCATCCTCGTCTCCTGGTGCGCCACCCGCGCGGCGCGCTGCGTAGCGCCGCGAATGGTTACCATCTGAATCTTCCAAGTCTACGCCGAGCGCCATGATCCCGGCTGTACTGAGCCTTGTCGCCTATCTGGCGAGCGCCGCCGCAGCATACCGCGACCGCGCATCGCTGCTCTTCGCTGCCGGCGCCACGGCGGTCGCACTGCACGCTGCGGCCCTGCTCGGCGACGTCTTCCATCAGGACCGCCTG of Algiphilus aromaticivorans DG1253 contains these proteins:
- a CDS encoding glutathione S-transferase family protein: MALTLYCSLTSPYARRVRLATRLLGMSGEIHEEVVDPFSSPTELLASNPLSKIPVLRDEDGFVLPDSHLILSYLLEQQGRAMPAARGDWAEARGLAIVEGLIDASTSIVMENRRPESIRYPAHIDRQTEAITRCLQALAKPPAPDDFDTAAPVPLSLATALAYMDFRLPWPQWRGQQPQLAEWLDALTGHVAMRDTRPPDNA
- the rplS gene encoding 50S ribosomal protein L19, producing the protein MSNIIEQLEAEQMQREVPSFRAGDTVEVKVKVKEGERERLQAFEGVVIAKRNRGLNSAFTVRKISHGEGVERVFQTYSPQLAEITVKRHGDVARSKLYYLRELRGKAARIKERVRK
- the trmD gene encoding tRNA (guanosine(37)-N1)-methyltransferase TrmD: MQVEVITLFPEMVEQGLGYGVPRIAREKGALQLSARNPRDFADNRHRSVDDRPFGGGPGMVMQAPPVVAAIEASRAALPDTRVVAMSPQGERLDQSWLQAMAGLPSLTLVCGRYEGLDERIQAAVDCELSLGDFVMSGGELAAMSVIDGIARLLPEVLGHADSARDESFVEDLLDYPHYTRPKSWREQSVPEVLLSGDHARIARWRYQQALGNTWLKRPDILESISLSEESKALLGEFIAQQQERVRKEKA
- the rimM gene encoding ribosome maturation factor RimM (Essential for efficient processing of 16S rRNA): MDGFGKPITDRWVTLGRITGVHGVRGWVRVQSFTRPAENIFSYGPWLIRGVELPRLEHKASGRGFIVQLRGIEDREIAEELVGEEVQIERSALPEPGEGEYYWADLLGMQVVTTEETILGQVDRLLETGAQDVLVVKAGSREHLLPFVQGPIVKKVDIPARRIEVDWELETEE
- the rpsP gene encoding 30S ribosomal protein S16, with amino-acid sequence MVKIRLSRAGTKKRPFYHIVATDSRNRRDGRFIERLGFFNPSATGGDKEVVLDKEKLEAWRVKGAQVSERVVSLARKASDSVAAESAAA
- the ffh gene encoding signal recognition particle protein, whose amino-acid sequence is MFQSLSERLSASLQALTGAGRLSEDDVAKAARELRMALLEADVALPVVRGFIDRVRSRAVGAEVSKSLTPGQEFLRIVQEELTETLGREAVGLNLRAQPPVVILMAGLQGSGKTTTTGKLARYLRENQKKQVAVVSCDVYRPAAIEQLRVVAEQAGARFLPSEAGEKPADIARRALAQARHDVVDVLIVDSAGRTGIDEVMMQEIGELHGVLDPAETLFVVDSMTGQDAANTARAFADRLPLTGVVLTKVDGDARGGAALSVREVTGAPIKFMGAGEKQDKLEAFHPDRIAARILGQGDMLSFIEETVDKVDRDKAEKLANKLRSGKGSFDLADFREQMQQMQQMGGIASLLEKMPGGAQMQAKLAQQNPEKDIGRSVAIINSMTPGERRYPDRIRASHRRRIAAGSGTQVQDVNRLLKQFEQSRQMMKKAAGGGMARMLQGLQGGGMGGGGMGGGGMPGMQLPAGPGGHGGKNKSKSRNKRKKKR
- a CDS encoding 3',5'-cyclic-nucleotide phosphodiesterase — encoded protein: MVTIRGATQRAARVAHQETRMEFRVLGCSGGLSRGGHTTAFSLGGHTLIDAGTGVGRLSIEEMQGLQRVFITHAHLDHVAGLAFLADTRFASGAPPLAVHARASVLRTLRKHLFNWQLWPDFMRLGPEAQPTLEPHRIHIGRSIALSEAVVTPLPARHTVPACGYAVETPRATLVYSGDTTACRDFWRALNRLPRLDHLVIEIAYGDEQEALGHAARHYTPAVLGEQLQRLRHRPCIHLMHHKPGRGEHIVAQCKQALAGWDYRHLEGDDRLML